One window of the Solanum stenotomum isolate F172 chromosome 11, ASM1918654v1, whole genome shotgun sequence genome contains the following:
- the LOC125846022 gene encoding exocyst complex component EXO70A1-like produces MYGLGAHHEFKHCSKQNLAEAKILKGPHEDLESYLEAIEQLRNNIRFFNNNKSFKSSDGVLNNANSLLAKAISKLEDEFKQLLSSYSKPVEPERLFECLPTSMRPSTGSPGDQDSSSKNHLPSSHGEHNHGTDDTVYTPPTLIPPRIPPLLHDLSQQMVQAGHQQQLVKIYRDVRFPVLEESLRKLGVEKLSKDDVQKMQWEVLEFKIGNWIHYMRIAVKLLFAAERKVCDQMFEGFEQIKDQCFADVTTGSVAMLLSFGDAIAKSKRSPEKLFVLLDMYEIMRELHSEIELLFRGKSCNEIRESAFGLSKRLAQTAQETFRDFEEAVEKDATKTAVSDGTVHPLTSYVINYVKFLFDYQSTLKQLFQEFENGDSNSQLATVTMRIMQALQTNLDGKSKQYKDPSLTNLFLMNNIHYMVRSVRRSEAKDLLGDDWVQRHRRVVQQHANQYKRIAWAKILQCLSIQGLTSSGGSNSMGVDGQNSSGVSRALVKERLKTFNIQFEDLHQRQSQWTVPDTELRESLRLAVAEVLLPAYRSFIKRFGPMVESGKNPQKYIRYSAEDLERMLGEFFEGKTLNEPKR; encoded by the exons ATGTATGGGTTAGGTGCACATCACGAGTTCAAACATTGTAGCAAACAAAATTTG GCGGAGGCTAAAATACTTAAAGGCCCTCACGAGGACCTAGAAAGTTACCTTGAAGCAATTGAACAACTGAGAAACAATATTCGcttcttcaacaacaacaaaagctTCAAGAGTAGTGATGGAGTGCTCAACAATGCAAATAGTTTACTTGCCAAGGCTATTTCCAAGCTTGAAGATGAGTTTAAGCAGCTTTTATCATCTTACAG CAAACCTGTTGAACCAGAACGTCTATTTGAATGCCTTCCAACTTCAATGCGACCATCAACTGGATCACCAGGAGATCAGGACTCTAGCAGTAAGAACCATTTGCCCAGTAGCCATGGTGAGCATAATCATGGAACAGATGATACCGTCTATACACCACCAACTCTTATCCCTCCAAGGATCCCCCCGCTATTGCATGATCTATCCCAACAGATGGTTCAAGCTGGTCATCAACAACAGCTGGTAAAAATATACAG GGATGTACGTTTTCCTGTTCTGGAAGAAAGTCTTCGCAAGTTGGGAGTGGAAAAACTTAgtaaagatgatgttcaaaagatGCAGTGGGAAGTTCTCGAATTTAAAATTGGCAATTGGATTCATTATATGAGGATTGCT GTCAAATTGTTATTCGCTGCTGAGCGGAAAGTTTGTGATCAAATGTTTGAAGGATTTGAGCAGATCAAAGATCAATGCTTTGCTGACGTTACTACTGGGAGTGTTGCTATGCTGCTTAGTTTTGGTGATGCGATTGCCAAAAGCAAAAGATCACCTGAGAAGTTGTTTGTGCTTCTAGATATGTATGAAATAATGAGGGAACTTCACTCAGAG ATTGAATTACTATTTAGAGGTAAATCTTGCAACGAAATCAGGGAATCTGCTTTTGGTTTGTCAAAGCGACTTGCTCAGACAGCCCAAGAAACATTTCGTGACTTTGAAGAAGCTGTGGAGAAAGATGCAACGAAAACTGCCGTCTCAGATGGAACTGTCCATCCCTTGACGAGCTATGTCATTAATTATGTGAAGTTCCTATTTGA CTACCAATCAACATTGAAACAACTATTCCAAGAATTTGAAAATGGAGACTCAAATTCTCAACTTGCTACTGTCACAATGCGCATAATGCAGGCTCTTCAAACCAATTTGGATGGGAAATCTAAGCAGTATAAGGATCCATCTCTGACTAACTTGTTCCTTATGAACAATATTCACTACATGGTCAGATCTGTTCGCAG GTCTGAAGCCAAGGATTTATTGGGTGATGATTGGGTTCAAAGACACCGGAGAGTTGTACAGCAACATGCTAATCAATATAAAAGAATTGCTTGGGCAAAG ATTCTGCAATGCCTCTCGATTCAAGGGCTAACATCATCTGGGGGCAGTAACTCTATGGGTGTAGATGGGCAAAATAGCAGTGGAGTTTCAAGAGCGCTTGTAAAAGAAAG GTTGAAAACATTCAATATTCAATTTGAGGATCTTCATCAAAGACAAAGTCAATGGACAGTCCCAGACACCGAGCTACGAGAGTCATTGAGGCTTGCAGTCGCTGAAGTCTTACTGCCTGCATACAGATCTTTCATCAAGCGCTTCGG GCCCATGGTTGAGAGCGGTAAGAACCCCCAAAAGTATATCAGGTACTCGGCTGAAGATCTTGAACGTATGCTTGGTGAATTTTTCGAGGGCAAGACGTTGAATGAGCCAAAACGATGA
- the LOC125846023 gene encoding putative late blight resistance protein homolog R1B-16, whose protein sequence is MAYAALSSLMYTLEQLLKPNQSLVCRNCTQQHVESLYQNLSAIQVFLNNTTTKDIETLKVIEKRIRNVVYKAEDRVDSSLRRIIQLADREDKWQKACTSFYEQLLKVEQQVYFLNKEVMLIDVNKHRSKSAELATTPFSQEKSTIEENTIVGMENDFNAILDHLISQTDELTVIPIFGMGGIGKTTLAKKVYDDSSIRSRFDEHAWVTISQEYNERQMLLEVVSSITGSNQEMSDDQLMEIVYRGLKGRRFLIVIDDIWSTEAWDQMQRIFPNDGNRSRILLTTRLKNVANYVSYPDFLPYSKSFLSLEDSWNLFTEKLFKKDPCPPLLEETGKHIVKQCRGLPLSIVVVAGILGKMDPRHDNWQKVEENLNSFFGTVSERCQSILSLSYSYLPQYLRACFLYVGGFPEDMEIDVSKLIRLWIAEQFVKARNNKRLEVVAEYLQELIDRSLILTGRQRANGRMKSCKIHDLLRQLCLSEAHTENVMNGNVLEAIDDQHRVILLSEVAEKHDYCMQHSSGIIRTFISMQVDFPIRMCSIVSQFKLLKVLDVLPVLYDFSCVIPHLIHLRYVAARIKGSLSLAKLRNLQTIILQSFERKKLEQPVDIWRMSELRHLDIGSPLYICNPVEAENDSIGEQPLCLLNNLQTLYLRNSPFIVEIIRTPNLKKLKILDRSEHPEWPAILDSLILLEELETLFIKLATFDLNKFSGNSLPCKIKKLSPNIKKLILSYTYIPWEVVNLLSNLPNLEVLKGYLAFTGTDWRLNEDVVFRKLKCLRIYFIGLERWEACSDNFPMLEQLLLDGLNELEEIPEGIGDIMTLKLITINSCSSGVENSAKRIQEEQESLGNYELQVQISPVISAKKIQQEQQSWGNNVLQLRKVVVCGGLVGMKGVFDLARLLAGYRVGRGVSRGGADLQVATKV, encoded by the exons ATGGCTTATGCTGCACTTTCTTCACTTATGTATACATTGGAACAACTCCTCAAACCTAATCAATCTTTAGTTTGTCGAAACTGTACACAACAACATGTGGAATCTCTCTATCAAAATCTTTCTGCTATTCAAGTTTTCCTTAACAATACTACGACAAAGGATATTGAAACTCTTAAG GTTATAGAAAAGAGGATCAGAAATGTAGTATACAAAGCAGAAGATAGAGTTGATTCAAGTCTAAGAAGGATCATTCAGCTAGCAGATCGTGAGGACAAGTGGCAAAAGGCTTGTACATCCTTTTATGAACAATTGTTGAAAGTGGAACAACAAGTTTATTTTCTCAACAAAGAGGTGATGCTGATCGATGTTAACAAGCATCGAAGCAAATCTGCAGAATTAGCAACAACTCCCTTCTCACAAGAAAaaagtacaattgaggaaaatACAATTGTTGGGATGGAGAATGACTTCAACGCCATACTTGATCACCTCATTTCCCAAACAGATGAGTTAACTGTCATACCAATTTTTGGTATGGGCGGTATAGGTAAGACAACTCTTGCCAAAAAAGTTTATGATGATTCATCTATTCGTTCTCGATTTGATGAACATGCATGGGTGACTATCTCTCAAGAATACAATGAGAGACAAATGCTTCTTGAAGTTGTCTCTTCAATTACTGGAAGCAATCAAGAAATGAGCGATGATCAACTAATGGAGATTGTGTATAGAGGCCTGAAGGGTAGGAGATTTCTAATTGTCATAGATGATATTTGGAGTACTGAGGCTTGGGACCAAATGCAAAGAATATTTCCGAATGATGGCAATAGAAGCCGAATTCTATTAACCACCCGACTTAAGAATGTTGCTAATTATGTTAGTTATCCTGATTTTCTGCCTTATAGTAAGTCTTTTCTAAGTTTAGAAGATAGTTGGAATCTATTCActgaaaaattattcaaaaaagaTCCTTGTCCTCCTCTGTTAGAAGAAACAGGGAAGCATATTGTAAAACAATGTCGAGGATTACCTCTCTcgattgttgttgttgctggaatTCTTGGAAAAATGGACCCAAGGCATGATAATTGGCAGAAGGTTGAGGAAAATCTGAATTCATTCTTTGGTACTGTATCCGAACGGTGCCAATCAATTCTTTCTTTGAGCTACAGTTACTTGCCCCAATATTTGAGGGCTTGTTTTCTCTATGTTGGAGGTTTTCCTGAAGATATGGAGATTGATGTTTCCAAGTTGATTAGGCTATGGATTGCTGAGCAATTTGTAAAGGCAAGAAACAATAAAAGGTTAGAAGTGGTGGCAGAGTATCTACAAGAGTTAATTGATAGAAGTCTAATTTTGACCGGTAGACAAAGGGCTAATGGAAGGATGAAAAGTTGCAAAATTCATGATCTTCTTCGCCAATTATGCCTAAGTGAAGCACACACTGAAAATGTCATGAATGGGAATGTTCTCGAAGCCATAGATGATCAACATCGAGTGATCCTTTTGTCTGAAGTTGCAGAGAAGCATGATTATTGTATGCAACATAGCAGTGGTATAATCCGCACCTTTATTTCAATGCAAGTAGATTTTCCAATACGGATGTGTTCCATTGTTTCACAGTTCAAGTTGCTTAAGGTATTGGACGTGTTACCAGTCCTGTATGATTTTTCTTGTGTAATACCTCATCTTATACATTTGAGATATGTTGCTGCAAGAATTAAGGGAAGTCTTTCACTAGCCAAATTGAGAAATCTACAGACCAtaattcttcaaagttttgaaaggaaaaagtTGGAGCAGCCAGTAGATATCTGGAGAATGTCAGAGCTAAGACATTTGGATATCGGATCGCCACTATATATATGTAATCCTGTCGAGGCAGAAAATGATAGTATTGGAGAACAACCTTTGTGCCTTCTCAATAACTTGCAAACACTTTATCTCCGTAACTCTCCTTTTATTGTGGAAATCATAAGAACTCCCAATCTAAAAAAGCTAAAGATTTTAGATAGATCTGAGCATCCTGAGTGGCCTGCAATTCTTGATTCTCTAATTCTTCTAGAGGAGCTGGAGACGCTATTCATAAAGCTGGCGACCTTTGACCTTAACAAATTCTCTGGAAATAGTTTGCCTTgtaaaatcaagaaattaagtCCTAATATCAAGAAATTGATATTATCATATACTTATATACCATGGGAAGTTGTGAATTTGCTGTCTAATTTACCCAATCTTGAGGTGCTCAAAGGGTATCTTGCATTCACTGGAACAGATTGGAGACTAAATGAAGATGTTGTGTTTCGCAAATTAAAATGTCTACGAATTTATTTCATAGGTCTAGAAAGGTGGGAAGCATGTAGTGATAATTTTCCGATGCTTGAGCAACTATTACTAGACGGGTTGAATGAACTGGAGGAGATTCCCGAGGGTATTGGAGATataatgacactaaaattgATCACAATAAATAGTTGCAGCTCTGGTGTAGAGAATAGTGCAAAGAGAATTCAAGAAGAGCAAGAGAGCTTGGGAAATTATGAGCTTCAAGTTCAAATTAGTCCTGTG ATTAGTGCAAAGAAAATTCAACAAGAGCAACAAAGCTGGGGAAATAATGTGCTTCAACTTCGAAAG gttgtagtttgtGGAGGTTTGGTTGGGATGAAAGGAGTATTTGATTTAGCTAGGTTGCTTGCTGGGTACCGTGTTGGCAGAGGAGTATCTAGAGGGGgtgcc GATCTGCAGGTTGCAACAAAAGTTTGA